The Gammaproteobacteria bacterium DNA window CCTTAAGCCATAGCATAGTGTTACCTCATGTATAACTGTTCAAATTGTTCGCGTGTAAGCACTCCATATATATAACGAGGAGCATTTTTATTCCAATGTGTTACACATAGCGCTTCAGATGTGTCTTGATTAAATATTTCTCTTGCTTTAGCAAGCGTCGCACGCAAATCTATTTGTGATATTTCTAATCTCTTGGCCGGAATTTGCATTAAGTCGATATTATCTTCATCGATGTCTTCTTTTTCTAGATATTGAATAAGGTCTACGCCTCTAATGAGTACAGTTGGAGTGCGACCGTCTTCTATGCAAATCCATTGTGGATTATTTTCTAATGCTTGAAGTGCTTGATTCAAGTTAGTTACATTGGGTAATAGGCTAAAACTTCGGCTCATAGCTTTTGCGACACCGATTCTTTGTAAAGACTGCGTGATTGGATCTTCATGAAAATCCAACCCGCGGACATTCAGCAATAAGTCGAATACTGGGGGCTGTTTAAATAATTGCCGACTGATTAATTGCGCAACTACAATAGCAATCATACTAGGCCAAATTACAGAATGGTTGGCAGTGATTTCAAACACAGCTGTTAATGCAGCTAATGGTGCTTGTAAGCATGCACCCATCATTGCGCTCATACCAATAAGTGCATACAAGCTATAATTTTCTATTGGGACTTCCAAAATTTGATGTAAGAAGATTGCCATTAATGATCCTCCTACAGCGCCTATCACTAAGCTTGGGCTAATTAACCCAGCTGGCATCCCGCAACCAACAGAAATTGCCGTTGCGAATAATTTTGTGATCATGATTATCAGCAACAATGTCATTGGAATTTGCCCGAGTACGGCTGCATTTAATGTGTCATATCCCAAGCCCATTACTTGTGGTACTTGGTAAGCAATGATTCCAGTAGCAGCACCTGCAATTAGAAAGCGAATTCCTATGCCTAAGGGTTGAGTTAATTTTGTGATATGTTTGATTAGAGTGGTAAATAAAGTTGATGCAAAGCCAACCAATAAACCAATTAAAATCACAAAAGGCATTTCTGCCAGTGAAATAGAAGTAATATTAACAAAAGCGACTAATGGCTCATCACCAAGAAAGCTGCGTGATACACCAGTTGCGGCAACGGCTGAAATAATGATGGGAATAAAACTAGCAAAAGTATATTCAACCATGATTATTTCCATGGCAAAGATAACGCCCGCTAACGGCGTATTGAATGCGGCAGAGATTGCAGCAGCAGCGCCACATGCGACTAGTGTGCGAATAGCATTATTAGGAAGTCCGAACGTTTGACCTAATGCACTGCCTACATATGAGCCCAAGTGGATGGCGGGACCTTCTCGACCTAAAGAGTGTCCACTAATGAGAGCAATACATGCGCCGATGAACTGCAGGATGAAGCTGCGTAATCTTAGGTACCCTTGGTGGTAGCGAAGTCGTTCTAGCACGTTAACTACACCAACCGCGCTATCTTCTTTTGCAATGAGTTTAAAGATAATGGCTAGCAGGGTAGAACCAATAATTGGAGCGATTAGTCGAGAAGCTGGGGTTAAATCTTCAAAATTTTCTGCAATATGGCCTGGCAACCAAAAGCTAAGTGAATGATCGATGATCAAAATAAAAGCAACTAGAATGCAACCAGTCAATATTCCAACTAAGAGTCCTAATATTGATGACTGTATAAGGGCGTCAGGTTTTGCGGTTTGTAGGCGAAATTCGTCTAAACTATCGGTGATTCTTTGGGTTAGCGGCAGCTTCGGCTTCATGCGTGTATTATGCCACGCTATAAACATATGCGAATTTAAAAGTTTGCGAGAAATGCATATTTAAATATCATCTGGATTCTGGAACATGATTAAAGTAGGAATTGTTGGCGGCACAGGATATACAGGAATCGAATTGATTCGATTACTGCATGCTCACCCGCAAGTTGAACTTACTGCCATCACTTCACGCAGTGAAGAGGGAAAGCTGTTGTCAGAATTGGTTCCAAGTTTCTTTGGCTTGTCGCATTTAAAATTTCAGCAGCCTTCAGTTGAAATACTTTCTGCGTGTGACCTTATATTTTTCGCCACGCCAAATGGCACCGCAATGAAGATGGCTCCAAAGCTATTAGAAGCGGGTAAACGTGTCATTGATCTTGCCGCAGATTTTCGCATACAAGATGTTGAAGTTTGGCAGCAATTGTACGGTGAAACTCATACGTGCCCAACGCTTGTTGAAGAAGCAGTCTATGGTCTGCCAGAAATGAATCGAGCCAAAATTAAAGATGCGCGTCTGATTGCCAATCCAGGTTGTTATCCCACGTCAGTAATCTTAGGATTCTTGCCATTGCTTGAAAAACAGCTAGTCGATCCTATGCGTCTTATTGCAGATACAAAATCAGGTGTTAGTGGTGCTGGTCGAGCTGCGAATGTGGGAGCATTGCATTCAGAAGTCAGTGAGAATTTTAAAGCTTATGGGATTGGCGGGCATCGCCACCAGCCCGAGATTAGTGCCATTCTCAGTAGTGTATTACCCGTTGAGCAAGCACAACTAACCTTTGTTCCTCATTTGCTACCGATGAATCGAGGTATTCATGCAACACTATATGCCTTCACTGATAATGATACGCAAGACCTAACGGCGTTATATAGAGAACGATTTGCCAAAGAGGCATTTGTTTCGGTACTGGATGCTGGAATGCATCCAGAAACGCGCGCAGTACGCGCAACTAATCATTGTCTTATTTCGGTTAACCGAGTCTCTAAAGAACAAATTGTTGTGTTGTCAGTGATTGATAATTTAGTTAAGGGTGCCGCAGGTCAAGCTATTCAAAATATGAATATTATGTATGGCATCCCAGAGTCATTAGGAATAGAGACAATTGGTTTGTTACCTTAAGTTGAACGAATAACTACCATGCAAAACAAGAAAGTTAAGGTTAATGTCCCGCAATTAGAGAAAATCTCTATGAGTGCGTATCACCCGGGATTGAAAAGAATTCAGATCTTGGTATCGATCTTGGCCGCTGTGTCTGTCGCGTGGGCGTTTTATGCGGTAGGTGCCGCTGGCATTGACTTGCCATTTGAAGACAATGAGCAAAGTGTTGCCGAATTGCGTGTAGATCTAGGGAAGGCCAATAAAGATCTAAAGTCGTTGCGAAGAGAAGTTGCGCGTTTGACCCGATCAACGCAGGTAGAGTTACAAGCCGCAGAGCAAACTAAACAAACATTGCGCGAAAAAGAAATGGAAATTCTTAAGCTGACTGAAGAATTAGTTTTTTACCGCAGCTTGTTAGCACCAGAAAAATCTAAAGTAGGTGTCGAAATACGAGACTTTAGTCTGCGTTCTACAGGGCAAAGTGAATATTATTACGATTTCCTTTTGACTCAATCCAGTCGCAGTAAGCGAGTTGCTAAAGGAAAAATTAATGTCACTATTGATGGCAAGCAAAACGGTAAAATGCATAGAATTGAAGTGTTTGATGTTGCCGCTGCGGCGAGTGACACTATTAAGTATTCGTTTAAATATTTTCAAAGGCTAAACGGTGCCTTTGAGTTGCCTGACAACTTTGAACCTAAGAAAATATTGGTTGAAATAAAACCAGAAGCAAAGTCCAAGCAACCTATACAGTTATCTTATTCTTGGAATGAACTCATTAGTGGGAGTTAGCATGTTCGGTAAAAAGAAAATTAAAGCAGCGCAAATAGATACATTAATTGGTAAGAACACTGTCGTTAAAGGTGACATTCACTATCGAGGTGGTCTGCATATAGAAGGCAAAGTGCAAGGTGACTTGGTGGCTGAGAGCAACGAAAAAACTGTGTTGATTGTCAGCGAGAAAGGTTGTGTTGAAGGCGATGTTAAAGGGCCTGTGGTAATTTTAAATGGCATGATTGAAGGTGATGTTTACTCCACCGCGACGTTAGAAATGGCGCAACATGCGAAAGTGAAAGGTAATGTCTATTACAAACTTTTGGAAATGGAAGTAGGTGCGGAAGTAAATGGCAGCTTAATCCATCAGTCTGTGCAAACTGTGAAGAGCAAAGAGAAAGTCTCAGCTGGGGCTGCCAAATCAAACCCAATTGGTGATGAGGGAAATCTTACTACTGGCAACAGTTAAACTATCTCATTGTGAATAGTGGCTCCCCGATTAGAGTAGTTGACCAATTTAGTCGGGTTCTGTAGTCTTTTGCTTATTGATTGTATTTATACGGAGAAGTAAACATGGCGTCTAATCAACAAACTGTCGCTGATTCAGGGATGCCGGTGCCATTAGTTTTTACTGATGCCGCTGCGGGCAAAGTGAAGCAACTTATTGAAGAAGAAAAGAATGATAATCTGAAATTACGAGTATTCGTGTCAGGCGGTGGTTGCTCAGGTTTTCAATATGGTTTTACCTTTGATGAAGAATTACAAGATGGAGATACATCGGTTGAAAATGGCGGCGTCGTTTTACTGATTGACCCTATGAGTTATCAGTATCTAGTAGGTGCTGAAATTGATTATTCAGAGGGGCTAGAAGGTGCGCAATTTGTAATTCGTAATCCTAACGCAAAAACGACTTGTGGTTGTGGTTCTTCTTTTTCAACCTAAAGTTTAGTTATTATTTACCAATAAAAAAGTCCGCAAATGCGGGCTTTTTTATTGGTAATAAACTCCGCCTAAAATACATGGTCGTTTCGCACCAGTAGAATGGAAAGCATTGCCCGGTTTCTTCAATAGCGTTTGCTTTGCGAGCCAGGCAAATGCCGTGGCTTCTATCCAGTCAGCATCAATTCCATATTCAGATGTTGAAGTTAAGCGAATTGGGTAAATTCGTTTAGCTAATTCTTCCATTAAATATTCATTTTTGCATCCGCCACCACAAGCAATGACTTGTGCTGTACCCGACGCCCAAGATGACAATGCATTTTTTATGCTGGCAATTGTTAGTTCCACTAGAGTCGTAGCAACATCTTGCGGGCTAATATCAGGGAATAAACGCAAAAAATTTTCTAGCCAAGATAGATTGAATTGCCCAATATCTGCTGACTTGGGTGGTACTTTGCGAAAGTAAGGGTGCTTTAAAAGACTATCAAGTAGGTGTTGGTTTATAGAGCCGCCTTTAGCCCATTGGCCTTTTTCGTCAAATGCTTTGTTTAAGTGTTTGCGCGACCATGCATCGAGCAATGTGTTGGCTGGGCCAGTATCAAAACCTAAACGAGGCTCGGAGCTTTGACTTGCTAATACGGTGATGTTTGCAATGCCACCCATATTAAGAACTACAGAGTTATCTTGTTTCCCCAACCAGGCTTGGTGAAATGCTAGAACAAGTGGGGCGCCCTGTCCTCCTGCCGCAATATCACGACGTCGAAAATCAGCTACTGTAGTAATGTCGGTGCGCTCGGCGATAATACTTGGGTTGCCTATCTGAATTGTATATGGGTTTGCACAATCTGGGTCATGTTTAATTGTTTGTCCGTGACTACCAATCGCCTGAATTGTGCTTGCATCTAATTTGCTAGTCTCTATTAATGCCAATGCAGCATCAGCAAATGTTTCTCCAAGCCGAGTATCTAGTTCGCCAAGTTGTTTTAATGTGGTTGATTCTGTTTGTATCGAAAAAATTTCCTTACGTAACGAATCTTCAATGGGGTAAGCAAGTGATGCAAGTTGGCAGATATTATTATGATCATCGATCGTCACTGCGATGGCATCAATTGCATCAGTACTAGTGCCAGAAATTAACCCGATGTAAGAGTTATTCAATTTTGCTTTCGCTAGTTTTGATTTTGAGCAAGGATGGTGGAAGAGTATAAATCAAGGTGAGCAAATTGCTCTGCTGTTGCAGATTTAAATCTAGCCATTTCACTTTTAGGTAGTGGACTAGCGTCAGGTAGTTTTACAGTTAAAGGGTTTCTGTGTACACCATTTACTCTGAATTCATAATGTAAGTGAGGTCCTGTGGCTAGGCCACTTTTACCTACATAGCCAATGATCTGACCTTGTTTAATGCGTTTGCCCATCTGAGTATTCTTGGCATATTTATGCATGTGAGCATACAAAGTGCTATAGCGACTACCGTGTTTAACTATGATGGTGCGTCCGTAGCCACCTTTGGTGCCACGATGAATAATTTTACCGTCACCTGAAGACTTAATAGGGGTTCCTGTAGATGCTGCATAGTCGACACCCTTGTGAGCACGAATTTTATTTAATATGGGGTGTTTGCGTTTTAAATTAAAGCGAGAACTGATGCGTGCGAAATCAACCGGTGTGCGCAAGAATGGTTTACGCATGCTGCGACCATTTTGAGAGTAATAATCAGTTTCGCCTTTGCTATCGGTATAACGAACTGCTCGATAACTTTCACCTGCATTAACAAATTCCGCGGCAATAATAGCGCCGTCTTTGATTTTTTCTCCGTCTAAATATTTTTCCTCATAAATAACGCTGAATTGATCACCAGTACGAATATCTAAGGCAAAATCAATATCCCATCCAAATACATTAGCTAATTCCATGATAAGTGAATCAGATAAGCCTGCATGTTGGCCAGCAAGGAATAGTGAATTTTCAATTGTCGAAGAAGCGACTTGTGTTCTTGTTTCGAAATCTCGAACAATTTCATCGACATAATAATCTTGTTCTTGTTTGATAACTTTCAGTCTACGATTAACGCTAGTTTCTAATTCAATGCCAATTAATGTTTTATCTTCAACATGAAAATGAAGTTTTTGGTTTGGGTAAACAGATTTTAATTCCTTTACCTTGTCGCCAAGCTGCATGATTTTATGCAATTCAGTATTCAACCCACGCTTACTAAATAGTGTAGATAATGTGTCACCACGTTTGATCGTCACGGTTTCTATTTTTGCTACAGCCTGATCAGTCGAAATCTGTACGTTTTGGGTGCCACTAGAAAGTGGTTGAATTTGAGCTGAGATAATTTCTGATTTGCTAGCGTCTTTACTGTGTGTCGTTGGAGCTGCATATTTGACATCAGTAGTAGCGTCAGATTTATTTGAAAGTGTAAGTTCTATTGTTTCTATCTGAGATGATTTTGGTAGTTGCGATTGAGCAATTTCTTTTTCTTGTTGAGTGCTAACATTTGCTATCACCGCACCCATAATAGAGAGCACGATTACGGCAATAGCTCCTGCGAGGAGGTAATGATGTGGTTTTTGCGATTTATAAGGCGAAGATTGCTTATAATCTACGTCTAATTGTGATCGATATTGCACAGAACTCGTCCTAGTTTATTACTTTGGTGTTTTTTACCTAAAAATAGTCGGTACCCTGTAGGCCGTCAATTGTTTAGGTGTGCAGACGAGGAAGATAACCTACTGAACGAACAAAAACTACAGTTTTTGCTTATAAATAAGGCAGATAATGGAGAATGCTAGAGTGTTAGAAGAGATTAAGCGCGGATGCGATGAAATTTTGCTCGAAAATGAGCTAAAACAGAGATTAGCAGAGCAGCGTCCGCTGAGAGTCAAGGCAGGATTTGATCCAACCGCCCCAGATTTGCATTTGGGGCATACCGTGATTATTAACAAGCTTAGGCAATTCCAGGATCTGGGTCATGAGGTAATGTTTCTGATTGGGGACTTCACCGGAATGATTGGGGACCCCACTGGCAAAAATGTTACTCGTAAGCCCCTTACTAAAGAGCAAGTCGCAGAAAATGCTGATACTTACAAGGAGCAAATATTTAAGATTCTAGACCCGGATAAAACCACTGTTTGTTTTAATTCCGAGTGGATGGGGGAAATGTCTGCAGCAGATATGATTCAGCTCGCAGCCCAGCATACGGTGGCGCGTATGTTGGAAAGAGATGATTTTGATAAGCGATATAAAGCCAATCAACCAATAGCTATTCATGAATTTT harbors:
- a CDS encoding chloride channel protein, with amino-acid sequence MKPKLPLTQRITDSLDEFRLQTAKPDALIQSSILGLLVGILTGCILVAFILIIDHSLSFWLPGHIAENFEDLTPASRLIAPIIGSTLLAIIFKLIAKEDSAVGVVNVLERLRYHQGYLRLRSFILQFIGACIALISGHSLGREGPAIHLGSYVGSALGQTFGLPNNAIRTLVACGAAAAISAAFNTPLAGVIFAMEIIMVEYTFASFIPIIISAVAATGVSRSFLGDEPLVAFVNITSISLAEMPFVILIGLLVGFASTLFTTLIKHITKLTQPLGIGIRFLIAGAATGIIAYQVPQVMGLGYDTLNAAVLGQIPMTLLLIIMITKLFATAISVGCGMPAGLISPSLVIGAVGGSLMAIFLHQILEVPIENYSLYALIGMSAMMGACLQAPLAALTAVFEITANHSVIWPSMIAIVVAQLISRQLFKQPPVFDLLLNVRGLDFHEDPITQSLQRIGVAKAMSRSFSLLPNVTNLNQALQALENNPQWICIEDGRTPTVLIRGVDLIQYLEKEDIDEDNIDLMQIPAKRLEISQIDLRATLAKAREIFNQDTSEALCVTHWNKNAPRYIYGVLTREQFEQLYMR
- the argC gene encoding N-acetyl-gamma-glutamyl-phosphate reductase, which encodes MIKVGIVGGTGYTGIELIRLLHAHPQVELTAITSRSEEGKLLSELVPSFFGLSHLKFQQPSVEILSACDLIFFATPNGTAMKMAPKLLEAGKRVIDLAADFRIQDVEVWQQLYGETHTCPTLVEEAVYGLPEMNRAKIKDARLIANPGCYPTSVILGFLPLLEKQLVDPMRLIADTKSGVSGAGRAANVGALHSEVSENFKAYGIGGHRHQPEISAILSSVLPVEQAQLTFVPHLLPMNRGIHATLYAFTDNDTQDLTALYRERFAKEAFVSVLDAGMHPETRAVRATNHCLISVNRVSKEQIVVLSVIDNLVKGAAGQAIQNMNIMYGIPESLGIETIGLLP
- a CDS encoding DUF6776 family protein, which gives rise to MQNKKVKVNVPQLEKISMSAYHPGLKRIQILVSILAAVSVAWAFYAVGAAGIDLPFEDNEQSVAELRVDLGKANKDLKSLRREVARLTRSTQVELQAAEQTKQTLREKEMEILKLTEELVFYRSLLAPEKSKVGVEIRDFSLRSTGQSEYYYDFLLTQSSRSKRVAKGKINVTIDGKQNGKMHRIEVFDVAAAASDTIKYSFKYFQRLNGAFELPDNFEPKKILVEIKPEAKSKQPIQLSYSWNELISGS
- a CDS encoding polymer-forming cytoskeletal protein, which codes for MFGKKKIKAAQIDTLIGKNTVVKGDIHYRGGLHIEGKVQGDLVAESNEKTVLIVSEKGCVEGDVKGPVVILNGMIEGDVYSTATLEMAQHAKVKGNVYYKLLEMEVGAEVNGSLIHQSVQTVKSKEKVSAGAAKSNPIGDEGNLTTGNS
- the erpA gene encoding iron-sulfur cluster insertion protein ErpA, with product MASNQQTVADSGMPVPLVFTDAAAGKVKQLIEEEKNDNLKLRVFVSGGGCSGFQYGFTFDEELQDGDTSVENGGVVLLIDPMSYQYLVGAEIDYSEGLEGAQFVIRNPNAKTTCGCGSSFST
- a CDS encoding anhydro-N-acetylmuramic acid kinase is translated as MNNSYIGLISGTSTDAIDAIAVTIDDHNNICQLASLAYPIEDSLRKEIFSIQTESTTLKQLGELDTRLGETFADAALALIETSKLDASTIQAIGSHGQTIKHDPDCANPYTIQIGNPSIIAERTDITTVADFRRRDIAAGGQGAPLVLAFHQAWLGKQDNSVVLNMGGIANITVLASQSSEPRLGFDTGPANTLLDAWSRKHLNKAFDEKGQWAKGGSINQHLLDSLLKHPYFRKVPPKSADIGQFNLSWLENFLRLFPDISPQDVATTLVELTIASIKNALSSWASGTAQVIACGGGCKNEYLMEELAKRIYPIRLTSTSEYGIDADWIEATAFAWLAKQTLLKKPGNAFHSTGAKRPCILGGVYYQ
- a CDS encoding peptidoglycan DD-metalloendopeptidase family protein, which produces MQYRSQLDVDYKQSSPYKSQKPHHYLLAGAIAVIVLSIMGAVIANVSTQQEKEIAQSQLPKSSQIETIELTLSNKSDATTDVKYAAPTTHSKDASKSEIISAQIQPLSSGTQNVQISTDQAVAKIETVTIKRGDTLSTLFSKRGLNTELHKIMQLGDKVKELKSVYPNQKLHFHVEDKTLIGIELETSVNRRLKVIKQEQDYYVDEIVRDFETRTQVASSTIENSLFLAGQHAGLSDSLIMELANVFGWDIDFALDIRTGDQFSVIYEEKYLDGEKIKDGAIIAAEFVNAGESYRAVRYTDSKGETDYYSQNGRSMRKPFLRTPVDFARISSRFNLKRKHPILNKIRAHKGVDYAASTGTPIKSSGDGKIIHRGTKGGYGRTIIVKHGSRYSTLYAHMHKYAKNTQMGKRIKQGQIIGYVGKSGLATGPHLHYEFRVNGVHRNPLTVKLPDASPLPKSEMARFKSATAEQFAHLDLYSSTILAQNQN